A single window of Pontiella agarivorans DNA harbors:
- a CDS encoding solute:sodium symporter family transporter, with translation MNPTVILSFLAFTGFVLLYTLWKMRGSRRDTKDGYFLGGRSLTGGRIAASLILTNLGAISFVGMSAQSYTHNMSVMGWEVTSGITLVLVALLLVPRYLKQGITTIPDFLESRYDSGVKRFVTTLFLFQYIINILPTTLYAGARVLNEIFNLQQMFGLSEFTSLAIISAAICLLGFFYSVFGGLKAVVIADSVNSIGLLIGGLLIPVFGILALGDSFDEGLNHLLTAAPEKLQGIGSATDPLPFSTLFSGLLLVNLYYWGTDQSIIQRALGAKNLAEGQKGVLLAGGIKVFTPLLLIIPGVIAFHLFGPDAGNPDSMYTRLVHTVLPKPLVGFFTAVMFGAVLSTFNGVLNSSSTLFALNVYKPLFGKGKTGRRLVHEGRFFAMIIAVISTVIAPFIMYAPEGLFQYLQLVAGFFSVPIFTIVFVGYVSKRVPAVAAKIALTVFVASYALMQLVFKTPLHFLHQLGLLFAGCSALMFIIGAIKPRRTDYVLPLHHAVDITPWKHRRSATAIILYLVGGAYLLFSDLGLPAENTLPLKIYGGLGLVLLGIAVLRKIKR, from the coding sequence ATGAATCCCACCGTCATACTTTCTTTCCTGGCCTTCACCGGATTCGTCCTGCTGTACACCCTCTGGAAAATGCGCGGCAGCCGGCGCGACACCAAGGACGGCTATTTTCTGGGCGGGCGCAGCCTGACCGGAGGCCGGATTGCCGCATCGCTGATTCTGACCAATCTCGGCGCGATCAGCTTTGTCGGTATGAGCGCGCAGTCCTACACCCACAACATGAGCGTCATGGGCTGGGAAGTCACCTCCGGCATCACCCTCGTCCTTGTTGCGCTGCTGCTCGTTCCCCGCTATCTCAAACAGGGCATCACCACCATCCCCGATTTTCTCGAAAGCCGCTACGACTCCGGGGTCAAACGCTTCGTCACCACCCTCTTCCTCTTTCAGTACATCATCAACATCCTGCCCACCACCCTCTATGCCGGAGCACGCGTGCTGAACGAAATTTTCAATCTGCAGCAGATGTTCGGCCTTTCCGAATTCACATCCCTCGCCATCATCTCCGCCGCCATCTGCCTGCTCGGCTTCTTCTACTCCGTCTTCGGCGGCCTCAAAGCCGTGGTGATTGCCGACTCCGTCAACAGCATCGGCCTGCTGATTGGCGGCCTGCTGATTCCAGTCTTTGGAATTCTGGCCCTCGGCGACAGCTTTGACGAAGGCCTCAACCACCTGCTCACCGCCGCCCCCGAAAAACTGCAGGGCATCGGCAGCGCAACCGACCCGCTGCCGTTTTCCACCCTGTTCAGTGGTCTTCTGCTGGTAAATCTCTACTACTGGGGCACGGACCAGTCGATTATTCAGCGCGCCCTCGGCGCAAAAAACCTGGCCGAAGGGCAGAAAGGCGTGCTGCTCGCCGGCGGCATCAAGGTGTTTACGCCGCTGCTCCTTATAATTCCCGGGGTTATTGCCTTTCATCTCTTCGGGCCCGATGCGGGGAATCCGGATTCCATGTATACACGCCTTGTACACACGGTACTGCCGAAGCCGCTTGTCGGTTTTTTCACGGCCGTCATGTTCGGGGCCGTGCTCAGCACCTTCAACGGCGTACTCAACTCCTCTTCCACCCTCTTTGCGCTGAACGTCTATAAACCGCTGTTCGGCAAAGGGAAAACGGGCCGCCGGCTCGTTCACGAAGGCCGTTTTTTTGCCATGATCATTGCGGTCATTTCCACCGTCATCGCCCCCTTTATTATGTATGCCCCCGAAGGCCTCTTCCAATATCTGCAGCTGGTTGCCGGCTTTTTCAGCGTTCCGATTTTCACCATCGTCTTTGTCGGCTATGTCTCAAAACGCGTTCCCGCCGTTGCGGCAAAAATTGCCCTGACCGTGTTTGTTGCGTCCTATGCCCTGATGCAGCTTGTCTTTAAAACCCCGCTCCATTTCCTCCACCAACTCGGCCTTCTTTTTGCAGGCTGTTCCGCTCTGATGTTCATCATCGGAGCAATCAAACCGCGCCGCACCGACTACGTACTTCCGCTCCATCACGCGGTCGACATCACCCCCTGGAAACACCGCCGCAGTGCCACTGCGATCATTCTCTATCTGGTCGGCGGCGCCTACCTTCTGTTTTCAGACCTCGGCCTGCCCGCAGAAAACACACTGCCGCTCAAAATCTACGGCGGTCTCGGCCTGGTCCTCCTCGGCATTGCTGTTTTACGGAAAATAAAGCGATAG
- a CDS encoding glycoside hydrolase family 97 protein, which produces MKTTLTALITALAASTLAQQYFVQSPGGNNTIEVYTEGGLAYQVRHNKVMVTTPSPISITIDGKKYGETAVVTNKKERSEDRILKPVVKEKRAEIRDRYNELELTFESGYGVIFRAFDNGVAYRLFTELDGEVLVEAEEIVYNFTGDHPASVPVSDGFFSHYERGYTNLTISALGDIMACLPSMVTLEPNLKIARETEVKVAITEADLDSYPGFYLVKGAEKNQLVSTFPHYPKTTYQPTDRDIKIGERENFIARTTGSRAFPWRLMVITDEDRELINNTLVYQLGPEQAIENTDWIKPGKVAWDWYNMNNIEGVDFKAGINTETYKYYIDFASQYGLEYIILDEGWYDIKTNDLLDPVDAVDVQELIRYGKKKNVGIILWVTWTALEENADTAYEAFAKWGAKGIKVDFMQRDDQPMVDFYSRCAAEAAKHKLLVDFHGSYKPAGLRRAYPNVITREGVRGLENNKWEGMFSNPEYCLEMPFLRMLAGPVDYTPGAMANAQKENYNAVWNRPMSLGTRAHQFAMYVVYESPLQMLADAPSSYLKEPEVMEFLAPVPSVWDETVVLDAKYSDYVVIARRNGDTWYVGAMTDWTPRDLDVDFSFLPKGKYTIDIWQDGANADKRATDYKKVSTKIKAGEKMNIHLAPGGGWAAIIKQK; this is translated from the coding sequence ATGAAAACAACCCTTACAGCACTGATCACCGCCCTCGCCGCTTCCACCCTTGCACAGCAGTATTTCGTGCAATCCCCCGGCGGAAACAACACCATTGAAGTCTACACCGAAGGCGGACTTGCCTACCAGGTGCGCCATAACAAGGTAATGGTCACCACGCCCTCGCCGATCAGCATCACGATCGATGGAAAAAAATATGGCGAAACCGCAGTGGTCACGAACAAGAAAGAACGCAGCGAAGACCGCATCCTCAAACCGGTTGTAAAAGAAAAACGCGCCGAAATCCGCGACCGCTACAACGAACTCGAACTGACCTTTGAGAGCGGCTACGGGGTAATTTTCCGCGCATTCGACAACGGTGTGGCCTACCGCCTGTTCACCGAACTCGACGGTGAGGTCCTCGTGGAAGCCGAGGAAATTGTCTACAACTTCACCGGCGATCATCCGGCATCCGTCCCGGTTTCCGACGGTTTTTTCTCCCACTATGAACGCGGCTACACCAACCTCACCATCAGCGCACTCGGTGATATTATGGCCTGCCTGCCTTCCATGGTAACGCTGGAGCCCAATCTGAAAATCGCCCGCGAAACCGAAGTGAAGGTCGCCATCACCGAAGCCGATCTCGACAGTTATCCGGGATTTTATCTGGTTAAAGGGGCTGAAAAAAACCAACTCGTTTCCACCTTCCCCCACTACCCGAAAACCACCTATCAGCCGACCGACCGCGACATCAAAATCGGCGAACGCGAAAACTTTATCGCCCGAACCACCGGCAGCCGCGCATTTCCATGGCGCCTGATGGTGATTACTGATGAAGATCGGGAACTCATCAACAACACCCTCGTCTATCAGCTCGGCCCGGAGCAGGCGATTGAAAACACCGACTGGATCAAACCCGGAAAAGTCGCCTGGGACTGGTACAACATGAACAACATCGAAGGGGTTGACTTCAAAGCCGGTATCAATACCGAAACCTACAAATACTACATCGACTTCGCTTCACAGTACGGCCTTGAATACATCATCCTCGATGAAGGCTGGTACGACATAAAAACCAACGATCTGCTCGATCCGGTTGATGCCGTCGATGTGCAGGAACTGATTCGCTACGGAAAAAAGAAAAACGTCGGCATCATTCTGTGGGTCACCTGGACCGCCCTCGAGGAAAATGCGGACACCGCCTATGAAGCCTTCGCGAAATGGGGCGCCAAAGGGATCAAGGTCGATTTCATGCAGCGCGACGACCAGCCGATGGTCGATTTCTACAGCCGCTGCGCTGCGGAAGCCGCAAAACACAAACTGCTCGTAGACTTCCACGGCTCCTACAAACCCGCCGGTCTTCGCCGCGCCTACCCGAACGTCATCACCCGCGAAGGCGTCCGGGGCCTGGAAAACAACAAATGGGAAGGCATGTTCTCCAACCCGGAATACTGTCTGGAAATGCCGTTTCTCCGCATGCTGGCCGGCCCGGTGGATTACACGCCCGGCGCCATGGCCAATGCTCAGAAGGAAAACTACAACGCCGTCTGGAACCGCCCGATGTCGCTCGGAACCCGCGCCCATCAGTTCGCCATGTATGTGGTTTACGAAAGCCCGCTGCAGATGCTGGCCGACGCTCCGTCATCCTATCTGAAGGAACCGGAAGTGATGGAATTTCTCGCTCCGGTCCCGAGCGTGTGGGATGAAACGGTCGTGCTTGATGCAAAATACAGCGACTATGTGGTCATTGCCCGACGCAACGGCGACACCTGGTATGTCGGGGCCATGACCGACTGGACCCCCCGCGACCTGGACGTTGATTTCTCGTTCCTCCCCAAAGGAAAATACACCATCGATATCTGGCAGGACGGAGCCAATGCCGACAAACGTGCCACCGATTACAAAAAGGTCTCCACCAAAATCAAAGCCGGCGAAAAAATGAACATTCACCTGGCTCCCGGCGGCGGCTGGGCAGCCATCATTAAACAGAAATAA
- a CDS encoding carbohydrate porin, with amino-acid sequence MTNTTSYKGTTKPVFDNFKAVSPLRMLPLLLLSTWLSGPDATAMKAVPMQENDDYAFGISGYLRTGIGTSKGGNTQAAFQAPGPQNKYSLGNQADTYGELEFDYVQYLFDDKNKNIEGVWMVSGWEAFDSDSMTYNLTEQLYGRANNLFGNEIDLWIGRRFFERQAIHMLDRQWNNPGQAGEGLGIEGLLGHQPGEHDLKLTLFHFKDDDVISYVNGEHNRLHTYAFDARWVKYPLNDRWDLNASTTYSIRMENEELGYQTKHGFGASAWLDYLNGDFSNQAGLVVRQGANIPINHWNSASVRENPGTFNGDPDYVENDLDKAYSIELNNNWLYDNQESWALNIVSILQYRNHGTAPYEEGSAPAANLGDDEFWFSLGGRFIYYVTKQFRLSMQLSNDYVDNRQKDIAGNLSMITFTPEFSLAKGYYSRPVLRPFVTYATWSGDFRGEIGNGPGSAPYGNDTSGLTAGVQFEIWW; translated from the coding sequence ATGACAAACACAACAAGCTATAAAGGGACTACAAAACCTGTTTTCGATAACTTTAAAGCAGTATCCCCCCTGCGGATGCTCCCGTTGCTGCTGCTTTCCACCTGGCTATCAGGACCGGATGCCACGGCGATGAAAGCCGTACCGATGCAGGAAAATGACGATTATGCCTTTGGAATTTCCGGATATCTCCGAACCGGAATCGGCACCAGTAAGGGCGGCAACACGCAGGCGGCTTTTCAGGCACCGGGCCCGCAGAACAAATACAGCCTGGGCAATCAGGCCGACACCTACGGCGAGCTGGAATTTGACTATGTGCAGTATCTGTTCGATGACAAAAACAAAAATATCGAAGGGGTCTGGATGGTTTCCGGCTGGGAGGCTTTTGACAGCGATTCCATGACCTATAACCTGACCGAGCAGCTCTACGGCCGCGCCAACAACCTTTTCGGAAACGAAATCGACCTCTGGATCGGCCGCCGTTTTTTCGAGCGGCAGGCAATTCACATGCTCGATCGCCAGTGGAACAATCCGGGTCAGGCCGGCGAGGGCCTCGGCATCGAAGGCCTGCTCGGCCATCAGCCCGGCGAACACGACCTTAAACTGACCCTGTTTCATTTTAAGGATGACGATGTAATTTCATACGTGAACGGCGAACACAACCGCCTGCACACATATGCCTTCGATGCGCGCTGGGTGAAATATCCGCTCAATGACCGCTGGGACCTGAATGCCAGCACCACCTACAGCATCCGCATGGAAAACGAGGAGCTGGGCTATCAAACCAAACACGGTTTCGGAGCATCGGCCTGGCTCGACTACCTGAACGGCGATTTTTCCAACCAGGCCGGGCTGGTCGTGCGCCAAGGGGCGAATATTCCGATCAACCACTGGAACAGCGCATCGGTGCGTGAAAATCCCGGCACCTTCAACGGCGATCCGGACTATGTGGAAAATGATCTGGATAAGGCCTACAGCATCGAACTGAACAACAACTGGCTCTATGATAATCAGGAAAGCTGGGCGCTCAATATCGTCAGCATTCTGCAATACCGGAACCACGGCACCGCACCGTATGAGGAAGGATCGGCCCCTGCCGCGAACCTCGGCGATGACGAGTTCTGGTTCAGCCTCGGCGGCCGGTTCATCTATTATGTCACCAAACAGTTCCGCCTTTCGATGCAGCTGAGCAACGACTATGTCGACAACCGCCAGAAAGACATTGCCGGCAACCTGAGTATGATCACGTTCACTCCCGAATTTTCCCTGGCAAAGGGATACTATTCCCGCCCGGTTCTGCGCCCGTTCGTCACCTATGCCACGTGGAGCGGCGATTTCCGCGGCGAAATCGGAAACGGTCCGGGCAGCGCGCCCTATGGAAACGACACTTCCGGCCTGACCGCCGGCGTCCAGTTCGAAATCTGGTGGTAA
- a CDS encoding PrsW family glutamic-type intramembrane protease has product MMMNKRDLFQKTRSMPFLVKSSALLAILLLALGTGISFLNTQRLDRYQSIFSSSMPIELFGDAVDGDLIDGRVPADSVMQALVESLKSDVEFHVKMMDIADLFYYIEPDAPVTLPVIGNLNPHQQAIAEAMVTACSEENFEPLKILAENAAPPDANFALAVALENEGDKEGEISALYREVERYNPDYARERIVDIYLDMQKYDILDALARDEEYRVFFTAWVLQDIALSRLDWPMIFKTLIPAAYEDILPATVLLALLSGLIWTTVLIRFNGSFSEVWKFILPALVLGAVSAHATLLVVFWQEYQMDFGFGEGVYRQLLYCLSIGLKEEVLKLLLFVPLIPFLRRKSDLAVLTIAGLVGLGFAIEENINYFSASAGLSAVARFATANFLHIALTAMCGLTLTRAIYQRGEDIQYALTTLVLAVAVHGFYDAFMMVHAFQDYSWLTYTVFILMGYQYFGWLRHLREEWQDPFSITATFTFGVITVTGLSFALFAWYTGPYPAAQAVLGEAIGIAIILILFYREIPETVHGE; this is encoded by the coding sequence ATGATGATGAATAAACGGGATCTCTTTCAAAAAACACGCAGCATGCCTTTTCTGGTGAAAAGTTCGGCGTTGCTGGCGATACTGCTGCTGGCGCTGGGGACCGGGATCAGTTTTCTAAATACGCAGCGGCTCGACCGCTATCAGAGTATTTTTTCCTCATCAATGCCCATTGAGCTCTTTGGCGATGCGGTTGACGGGGATCTGATCGATGGGCGGGTGCCGGCGGACAGCGTCATGCAGGCGTTGGTGGAGAGTCTGAAATCGGATGTAGAGTTCCATGTGAAAATGATGGATATCGCCGATCTCTTTTATTATATCGAGCCCGATGCGCCGGTAACGCTTCCCGTTATTGGAAATCTGAATCCTCATCAGCAGGCGATTGCCGAGGCGATGGTGACGGCCTGTTCGGAAGAAAATTTTGAACCGCTGAAGATCCTTGCCGAAAATGCTGCACCGCCGGATGCCAACTTTGCCCTTGCCGTTGCGCTCGAAAATGAAGGTGACAAAGAGGGCGAGATCAGCGCGCTTTACCGTGAAGTGGAGCGGTATAATCCGGACTATGCGCGGGAGCGTATTGTGGATATCTACCTCGATATGCAGAAATACGATATTCTCGATGCGCTGGCGCGCGATGAGGAATATCGCGTTTTTTTCACCGCCTGGGTGTTGCAGGATATTGCGTTGAGCCGACTCGACTGGCCGATGATTTTTAAAACGCTGATACCGGCGGCTTATGAGGATATTCTTCCGGCGACCGTCCTTCTGGCGCTCCTTTCCGGTCTGATCTGGACCACGGTGCTGATCCGGTTCAACGGATCGTTTTCCGAGGTTTGGAAATTTATTCTTCCGGCGCTGGTGCTCGGGGCGGTTTCGGCGCATGCCACGCTGCTGGTGGTATTCTGGCAGGAATATCAAATGGACTTCGGTTTCGGGGAGGGCGTGTACCGTCAACTGCTGTACTGCCTGTCCATCGGATTGAAGGAAGAGGTGCTTAAACTGCTGCTTTTTGTTCCGCTGATTCCGTTCCTTCGGCGGAAAAGCGATCTGGCGGTTTTAACGATTGCCGGGCTGGTGGGCTTGGGTTTTGCCATTGAAGAAAACATTAACTATTTCAGCGCTTCGGCCGGGCTGAGCGCCGTTGCCCGTTTTGCCACCGCCAATTTTCTGCACATTGCATTAACGGCCATGTGCGGCCTGACGCTGACACGTGCGATTTACCAGCGCGGCGAAGACATTCAGTATGCGTTGACCACGCTGGTGCTTGCCGTTGCGGTTCATGGATTTTATGATGCGTTCATGATGGTTCATGCCTTTCAGGATTATTCCTGGCTGACCTACACGGTGTTCATTCTGATGGGTTATCAGTATTTCGGCTGGCTGCGGCATTTGCGCGAGGAGTGGCAGGATCCTTTCAGTATCACGGCCACATTCACTTTCGGGGTCATTACTGTGACCGGGCTCTCTTTTGCGCTGTTTGCCTGGTACACCGGTCCCTATCCCGCCGCGCAGGCGGTTCTGGGGGAAGCGATCGGCATTGCCATCATTCTCATTCTTTTCTATCGCGAAATCCCGGAAACCGTTCACGGCGAATAA